AGGATGCCACAGGCTTTCTCCAGGAAGACCCGGAACTGTTCGAAATCCAAATTACCCGTAGACAATGCTGCCGCCTCTTTCTAAATCGCTAGCGCCGGGGACGGGCCCCGGCCGTTTCAATGGGACGCCTTGATCCGGTCGACCACGCGCTGGGCGAGATCATCCGGCCTGAACTTGGCCAGGAAGTCATCGGCACCGACTTTCTTGACCATTGCCTGGTTGAATACCCCGGACAACGAAGTATGCAGGCAGATGTGCAGCTTTTGCATGCGCGGATCGCTGCGAATCTCAGCGGTCAGGGTATAGCCGTCCATCTCCGGCATTTCAATATCCGAGATCATCATGAGGAACTCGTCCTCCGGACGCTTGCCCTCGTCCACCAGCTTGCGCAGGTAGTCCAGGGCCTGGCGACCGTCGTTGAGCGCCACCACCTCGACCCCCACGGTCTGCAGGCAACGGCTGACCTGCTTGCGCGCCACCGACGAGTCGTCGACGGTCAGCACCCGCAGCATTACCGCCTTGTCCTGCACCTCGGCATCCACCACGCCCGCCGACACCGATTCGGACGACGGCGCCACTTCCGCCAGCACCTTCTCCACGTCGATGATCTCGACCATGCGGTTGTCGACCCGGGTCACCGCAGTGAGGTAGTGATCGCGCCCGGTGCCCTTGGGTGGCGGGTGGATCTCTTCCCAATTCATGTTGACGATGCGTTCGACCGAGTGCACCAGGAAACCCTGAGTCTTGGTGTTGTACTCGGTGATGATCACGAAACTGTTGCGCGTTTCTTCCTGCAGCCCTGGCAGCCCGGTCGCCATCGACAGGTCCAGGATCGGGATGGTCGCCCCGCGAATGTTGGCCACACCGCGCACCACCGGATGGGATCTGGGCAGCAGCGTCAGTTCCGGGCACTGCAGCACTTCCCGGACTTTGAACACATTGATGCCGTAGAGCTGGTCGCCATTGAGGCGGAACAACAGCAGCTCCAGGCGATTCTGCCCCACCAGTTGCGTGCGCTGGTTGACCGAATCCATCACTCCAGCCATGCCAGTCTCCTTCAACGATTGCCTGTTTACCAAGTCGGCACGGGCTTTGCTTTTTTGAGCGCCATGTACACGAAAACGACATTTTTCCGACGACTGACGCACCTGCTGACCGGCTCGCTCGCCGCGATGTGCCTGCTGGCACCCGGCGTTCGCACGCTGGCGGATGCGTTTACCTTGCCTGAACAGCTTATCGGTGTCACCCAGGGGTTTCTTGAATTCACCGTAGAGGATTATCTGGCGACCACCCAGACCCAGGGCCGCTACGAGATTCAGGTCAACACCCTCGACCCGCGCCTGCGCATGCCATTGTGCAGCCAGCAGCTGGACGCCTCGCTGGAAAGCCCGACGCCGTTGGGGCGGGTCACGGTCAAGGTGCGTTGCGACGGCACCGCGCCCTGGACGGTATTCGTCCCTACCCAAGTACGCCTGCTACGCGAAGTCGTGGTGATGACCCGCCCGCTCAAGCGTGAAAGCGTGATCGACCAAGGCGATGTCGCCCTGCGCGAGCGCGACGTGGGCACCCTGACGCAAGGTTACCTCACCCAGCTGGAACAGGCCGTGGGCATGAAGCTGGTGCGCCCCACCGTGCTCGACCAGGTGCTCACCCAGCAGCATATGGAGCAGGCTGACGTGATCCGCAAGGGCGACCAGGTGGTGATCGTCGCCCGCAGCGGCAGCCTCAGCGTGCGCATGCCCGGCGAAGCACTGGACAAGGGCGGCATGGAAGCGCAGATCCGGGTGCGCAACCTGAACTCCAAACGCGTGGTCAAGGCGCGGGTTACCGGCCCCGGCCAGGTCGAGGTGGCCATGTAGGGGAAAAGGGCGACAGGATGACGACAGAAAGCTGGCGGTGAGCAGGCACTCCCCCTAAACTGTGTCGGAAATCGGGTTACGCAAGCCAACTGACCGGCGGTGATGCATTCCTGCCTAAAGTTTCTTTCGGGTTGGCCGAAAACCAGGCATGCGTCCAAATACCCAGAGGTTCTGATCATGGTCATCGACTTCAGTCGTTTGAATAATTCTCCGTCCGTCACGGGCGGCGTTCGCGGCAATGCCGCGGCCGGCCAGGCCGACAAAGCCGGCGCTGCAAACGTCGCGCCCAAGCAGGCCAACGCCAGCGGAGAAGCGGTACACCTCAGCCAAGAGGCACAGCAGTTGCAGAAGATCAGCGACAAGCTGCGCGATCAACCGGCAGTCAACAGCGCCCGCGTGGCCGAGTTGAAGCAGGCTATCGCCGACGGCAGCTACAAGGTCGATGCCGGCCGGGTCGCCAGCAAACTGCTCGAATTCGAAGCCCAGCGCTGACCTCCAGGCGCGCTGACTTCAAGGACGCAACAAGCCAAGAGTTAGCCATGCACGACATCACTCTGCTGCAATTGATCGAAGACGACATCGCACCCACGCAGGAACTGCTCGACCTTCTACAAAAGGAAGCGGTGGCCCTGCATGGCCGGGAAATGGGGATGCTGGAACAGATCCTGGCCCGCAAGCAGTCATTGATCGTGTTGCTCGAGCAGCAGGGCCTGCGGCGCAACCAGCTGCTCGCCAGCCTCGGCCTCAGCGCCGACCGTGCCGGCGTGCAGGCGGTGGCCGCGCAGTCGCCCAACGGCGAGATCATCCTGCAACAACTCGATGTGCTCACCCAGTTGATGGATGCCTGCCAGAAGGTCAACGAGACCAATGGCCGGATCATCCAGGTACAGCAGTACGCCACGGCCAACCAGATCAGAATCCTCATGGGCGGCGATTCTCCGTCGCTCTACGACAGCCGTGGCGCCACTTCGCCGATGGACAGGCCCCAGGCGCTTGGCCAGGTGTGATTAGTTCTATCAAGGCACGGAACATACTGGCAAAATGCCGTTACTTGCGTGTGTCGTTTTTGCCTGGAGATTGATAACCCGTGTTCAATGAATCCGATGCTCCCCAGCCGCCAAAGGTGCTCACCACGCCTCTGGAGATTGCGGCCAACCTGCGCCAGCTGCTGGAGAGCCACGACCCGCTGATCATCAGCTTCCACGAGCGCAGCCAGCGGTTCCAGAGCTACGTGGTGCACGTCGACCGGGACAGCAACGCCCTGGCGCTGGACGAGATGATCCCGCGCGACGGCGAAAAATACATCGAGAACGGCGAACCGTTCCGCGTCGAAGGCTTCCATGACGGTGTACGCATCGCCTGGGAATGCAACACCCCCCTGACCATCAGCGCAATCGACGGTCACCGCTGCTACCGCGGCCCGCTGCCTGAGGAAGTCACCTACCACCAGCGCCGCAGCGCCTTCCGCGCCGCGCTGAAGCTGTCGCAACTGGTCGACATCGTCCTCGACGGCACCCACCTCAAGGGCAATGGCGCCCTGCGCGGCAAGCTGCTGGACATCTCCGCCACCGGTTGCAAGCTGCGCTTCGAAGGCAACGTCGAGGACCGCCTGCAGCTGGGCCAGGTTTACGAGCGCTTCAAGGCCGGCAATCCGCTGGGCCTGACTGACACCATGGTCGAACTGCGACACCTGCACTTCGAAGAGCGCATCAACACCACCTTCGCCGGCGTGCGCTTCCACAACCTCAATGGCCAGGCACAGCGCAAGATCGAGAGCTTCGTGTACCAGTTGCAACGTGAAGCGCGGCGCTTCGACAAAGACGATTACTGATCGGCTGCCGAACGCAAAAACGCCACCCATCGGGTGGCGTTTTCATTTGCCTAACGCTCTGTAGGAGCGGCTTCAGCCGCGATGCAGGCAACGCGGTATCTGGCACCCGCTTCGCGGGTGATCGCGGCTGAAGCCGCTCCTACAGATTCACCTCCGGCTTGGCCGAACCCTTCTCATCCTCTTCGGTATCCTCCGCCGCCACCGGCGCCTGCATCACATCCTGCACCGTCTGTTCATCCACTCGTGGATCGAGCGCCGCCGACAACGGCGAACCCGCCGCCGGCATGGCCACGTGCCCCAGCGGCGCGTCCTGGACCTGGTGCAGCCCAGTGACCGCCTTGGGCCGGATGCGCCAGACCAACACCAGAGCGAAGAACAGGAAGAAGGCATACAGCATCTGCGGCCCCAGCAGCTTCATCAGCACCCCGGCCGCCAGAGGTCCGATACAGGCCCCCACGCCATAAGTGACCAGCAGCATGGCCGTGAGCGATACCCTCCGCTCGCTCTCCACATGGTCATTGGAGAAGGCCACCGCCAGCGGATACAGGCAGAACTGCAGCAGCGAAATGACGAAGCCGATGGCGAACAGCAACTCCAGCGGTACGCCCGGCAGGATCGCCAAGGGCGCCGAAGCCAGCGCCAGGCCAATGGCCGCGCCACGGATCAACACCGCGCGGTCGTAGCGGTCGGACAGCCAGCCCAGCGGCCACTGCACCACCAACCCGGCAAAGATGCAGCTACCCATGAACAAACCGATCTGCTCGGTGGTCAGCCCCTGGGTGGCCGCATACAACGGTGCCAAGCCGTAGAAGGAACCGACGATCAGCCCCGAGCCGAGCACCGTGGACAGCGATTGCGGCACCCGCTTGATGAAGAACTTCGGTTCCATCGGCGCCGGGCGCAAAGGCGCAGGGTGGATGCGCCGGGTCATGGCCACCGGCACCAGGCACAAGGCGAAGCACATGGCCACCAGCATCAGCAGTTCCGGCCCCAGTTGCGGGTGTACCACCAGGATCAGCTGTCCAAGCACCAGGCCAAGGTACGAGGCGATCATGTAGCCGCTGAACACCGCGCCGCGGTGCTTGGCGTCGGCCTGCTCGTTTAGCCAGCTCTCGATGACCATGTACTGGCACATCATTCCCAGGCCGACGATCATCCGTAGCCCGACCCAGGCCGGCAGCCAGTTGGTCAGGCCATGCCCGAGCACCGCCGCGCCAACAATGCCGGCGCAAGTGGCGTAGGCGCGGATATGCCCGACCCGGCCAATCAGCCGGTGCCCCACCTTGCCACCGACCGCCAGGCCGAAATAGTTGGCCGCCATCAACGCGCCGACCCACAGGCTGTCGACATGATCCGCGGCCAGGCGCAACGCCAGGTAGGTGCTGAGCAGGCCCGAGCCGATCAGCATCATCAGGGCGGCGAAATACAACGACTGAAACGGCTTCCAGATGTTTCGCATACGTCCCGTCAAGCTCCTTGATCAGGTGGCGTTGGGTTGCAGGCAAGCATAAGGGCAAATCCGTCGCGGCGCAGGCCCCCGGCGGTGAAAGTAGCCACCGAGGGCGCATCCAGAGGGGGTTGTGTCGCGCTTAGGCCTGTGCCGCCAGCACACGCCGCTCCCAGGGTGTGATCTCGTCGAAGAAATCGGTCAGTTCCAGGGTCTTGGTGGCGATGTAGCCTTCGATGAACTCCCGACCGAACAGTTCCCGCGCCAGTTCGCTGCGCTTGAGGCGCTCAAGCGCTGCATGCAAGGTACAGGGCAGGCTCAAGTGCTCCGGCACCTCGAACTCGCCCTGGATCGCCGGCGCCGGGGCAATCTGCCGCTCGATGCCATGCAGGCCTGCGGCAAGGCTGGCGGCAATGGCCAGGTAAGGGTTGGCGTCGGCGCCCGGCAAGCGGTTCTCGACCCGTCGCGCCACCGGCGAACTGGCCGGGATACGCAGCCCCGCGGCACGGTTGTCCTGCGACCAGCAAGCGTTGTTAGGCGACGCATAGGGGTGGCAAAGGCGTTGGTATGAGTTGACGTTGGGCGCGAACAGCACGGTGAAGTCGGCCAGGCACGCCTGCAGACCGCCAATGAAGTGGTGGAAGGTGTCGGTCGCCCTGCCCTGCTCGTCGCTGAACACGTTGCGCCCGGTGGCGATGTCCACCAGGCTCTGGTGGATGTGCATCGAACTGCCGGGGGTATGCGCCAGCGGCTTGGCCATGCACACCACGGTCAGCCCGTGACGCAGCGCCACTTCCTTGAGCAGGTGCTTGAACAGGAAGGTCTGGTCGGCCAGCAGCAGCGGGTCGCCATGCAGCAGGTTGATCTCGAACTGGCTGACACCCATCTCATGCATGAAGGTGTCGCGCGGCAAGCCCAGCGCCGCCATGCAGCGGTACACCTCGTTGAAGAAAGGCCGCAGGCCATTGTTGGAGCTGACACTGAAAGCCGAATGACCCATCTCCCGGCGGCCGTCCTTGCCCAGCGGTGGCTGGAACGGTTGGCTTGGGTCGCTGTTCGGTGCAAAGACGAAGAACTCGAGCTCGGTGGCGACCACGGGTGCCAACCCACGCGCCGCGTACCGGGCGATCACTGCCTTGAGCTGGCCACGGCTGGACAGCCCCGACGGCCTGCCGTCGAGCTCCACCGCATCGCAGATGGCCAGGGCGCGGGGTTCGTCGCTCCAGGGCAGGCGATGGATCTGGCTGGGGTCGGCCACCAGCGCCAGGTCACCGTCATCGCTGCCGTAGAACCTGGCCGGCGGGTAGCCGCCCATGATGCATTGCAACAGTACGCCCCGCGCCATCTGCAGGCGCCGGCCCTCGAGAAAGCCCTCGGCGGTCATCACCTTGCCGCGCGCAACGCCGTTGAGGTCCGGGGTGACACATTCGATTTCATCGATGCCCTTCAGGTGCTCTGCCTGGTTGCGCGGGCCTTCGGTCGTCATGACGCTGTCCTTCTTGTTGTTTTCGCATGCCGGGAATGGCGACGAGCACAACATAGGCCTGGGGTGTTTAAAATATCAAGCACCTACAGTTTTGCCTGCAGGAGCCGGCTTGCCGGCGAACCGCAATCACTGCTCGCGCAATGTCATGCCATTGGCCGGCAACGGTAACGCGGTCTTGTAGCGCACCTGCTTCAAGGCAAAGCTGGAACGAATGTTCGCCACCCCCGGCAACCGCGTCAGGTAATCGAGAAACCGCTCCAGCGCCTGGATGCTCGGCAGCAGTACCCGCAAGAGGTAATCCGGGTCACCGGTCATCAGGTAGCACTCCATGACTTCCGGACGCTCGGCGATCTCCTCCTCGAAACGGTGCAGCGACTGCTCCACCTGCTTCTCCAGGCTGACATGGATGAACACATTCACGTCCAACCCCAGCACCTCGGGCGCCAGCAAGGTCACCTGCTGTCGAATCACCCCCAACTCCTCCATGGCCTTGACCCGGTTGAAACAGGGCGTGGGCGAGAGATTGACCGAACGCGCCAGCTCCGCGTTGGTGATCCGCGCGTTTTCCTGAAGGCTGTTGAGGATGCCGATATCGGTGCGATCCAGTTTGCGCATGAGACAAATTCACCTGGTTTTTGTGTTTGTACGGAATGTTTATCTGCGCCGCCGAACAAACGCAACGAACTTGAGAGAAAAATTCTCCCGCCGTCCCCCTATGATGTAAAAGACGCTGACTTGCCAGTCACAAGCCGGTACTCAGCGGCGGCCGCTTCAAAGCTCACAAAAACAACATTCGAGCGAGCGTAAAAAGCATGAACGAGTACGCCCCCCTGCGTCTGCATGTGCCCGAGCCTACAGGCCGGCCAGGCTGCCAGACCGATTTCTCCTACCTGCGCCTGAACGACGCGGGTCAAGTCCGTAAACCCCCGATCGATGTCGAACCCGCCGATACCGCCGACCTGTCCGGCAGCCTCGTGCGCGTGCTCGACGAGCACGGCAACGCCGTCGGCCCCTGGGCCGAGGGCATCGCCCCCGAGGTGCTGCGCCAAGGCATGCGCGCCATGCTCAAGACGCGCATCTTCGACAGCCGCATGGTGGTCGCCCAGCGCCAGAAGAAAATGTCCTTCTACATGCAGAGCCTGGGCGAGGAAGCCATCGGCAGCGGCCAGGCCCTGGCCCTGAACCGCACCGACATGTGCTTCCCCACCTACCGCCAGCAGAGCATCCTGATGGCCCGCGAGGTGTCGCTGGTGGAGATGATCTGCCAGCTGCTGTCCAACACCCGCGACCCGCTCAAGGGCCGCCAGCTGCCGATCATGTATTCGGTGCGCGAGGCCGGCTTCTTCACCATCAGCGGCAACCTCGCCACCCAGTTCGTCCAGGCGGTCGGCTGGGCCATGGCTTCGGCGATCAAGGGCGACACGAAAATCGCTTCGGCGTGGATCGGCGACGGCGCCACCGCCGAGTCCGACTTCCACACCGCCCTGACCTTCGCCCACGTCTACCGCGCGCCGGTGATCCTCAACGTGGTCAACAACCAGTGGGCGATCTCCACCTTCCAGGCCATTGCCGGCGGTGAATCGACCACCTTCGCCGGCCGTGGCGTGGGTTGCGGCATCGCCTCGCTGCGAGTCGACGGCAACGACTTCATCGCGGTCTACGCCGCCTCGCGCTGGGCCGCCGAACGCGCCCGCTGCGGCCTGGGCCCGACGCTGATCGAGTGGGTCACCTACCGCGCCGGCCCGCACTCGACCTCGGACGACCCGTCCAAGTACCGCCCCGCCGACGACTGGAGCCACTTCCCGCTGGGCGACCCGATCGCGCGCCTGAAGCAGCACCTGATCAAGGCCGGCCACTGGTCCGAGGAAGAGCACCAGGCGGTCAGCGCGGAACTCGAGGCCGAGGTGATCAAGGCGCAGAAGGACGCCGAGCAGTTCGGCACCCTGAGCAATGGCCATATCCCCAGCGCCGCCTCGATGTTCGAGGACGTGTACAAGGAAATGCCCGACCACCTGCGCCGTCAGCGCCAGGAACTGGGGGTCTGAGATGAACGATCACAACAACAGCATCCATCTGGAAAACGCCATGTCCACCACCACCATGACCATGATCCAGGCCCTGCGCTCGGCCATGGATGTCATGCTCGAGCGCGATGACAACGTGGTGGTCTATGGCCAGGACGTTGGCTACTTCGGCGGCGTGTTCCGCTGCACCGAGGGCCTGCAGACCAAGTACGGCAAGTCGCGTGTGTTCGACGCGCCGATCTCCGAGAGCGGCATCGTCGGCACCGCCGTGGGCATGGGCGCCTACGGCCTGCGCCCGGTGGTCGAGATCCAGTTCGCCGACTACTTCTACCCCGCCTCCGACCAGATCGTCTCGGAGATGGCCCGCCTGCGTTATCGCTCGGCCGGCGAGTTCATCTCCCCGCTCACGCTACGCATGCCCTGCGGCGGCGGCATCTACGGCGGCCAGACCCACAGCCAAAGCCCCGAAGCGATGTTCACCCAGGTCTGCGGCCTGCGCACCGTGATGCCCTCGAACCCCTACGACGCCAAGGGCCTGCTGATCGCCTCGATCGAATGCGATGACCCGGTGATCTTCCTCGAGCCCAAGCGCCTGTACAACGGCCCGTTCGACGGCCACCACGACCGCCCGGTTACGCCGTGGTCCAAGCACCCGCACAGCGCCGTGCCGGATGGCTACTACAGCGTGCCGCTGGACAAGGCGGCGATTACCCGCCCCGGCAACGACGTCACCGTGCTGACCTACGGCACCACCGTGTATGTCTCGCAGGTGGCCGCCGAGGAGACCGGCATCGACGCCGAGGTCATCGACCTGCGCAGCCTGTGGCCACTCGATCTGGAGACCATCGTCGCATCGGTGAAGAAGACCGGCCGCTGCGTGGTCGTGCACGAAGCTACCCGCACCTGCGGTTTCGGCGCCGAACTGGTGTCGCTGGTCCAGGAGCACTGCTTCCATCACCTCGAGGCGCCGATCGAGCGCGTCACCGGCTGGGACACCCCCTACCCCCACGCACAGGAATGGGCCTACTTCCCCGGCCCTTCGCGGGTAGGCGCGGCATTGAAACGGGTCATGGAGGTCTGAATGGGCACGCACGTCATCAAGATGCCGGACATTGGCGAAGGCATCGCGCAGGTCGAGTTGGTGGAATGGTTCGTCAAGGTCGGCGATGTGATCGCCGAGGACCAGGTGGTGGCCGATGTCATGACCGACAAGGCCACTGTGGAAATCCCTTCGCCGGTCAGCGGCAAGGTGCTGGCCCTGGGTGGCCAGCCGGGTGAAGTGATGGCGGTCGGCAGCGAGCTGATCCGCATCGAGGTCGAAGGCAGCGGCAACCATGTCGACACGCCGCAGACCAAGCCGGCCGAGCCTGCACCTGCGCCGGTCAAAGCCGAAGCCAAGCCCGAGGCGCGCCTCGAAGCGCAACCGCAGGCAAGCACCAGCCATACCGCCGCCCCCATCGTGCCGCGTGAGGCCCACGACAAACCACTGGCCTCCCCTGCCGTGCGCAAGCGCGCCCTGGACGCCGGGATCGAGCTGCGCTACGTGCATGGCAGCGGCCCGGCCGGGCGCATCCTGCATGAAGACCTCGACGCCTTCATCAGCAAGCCGCAGACCAGCGCCGGCCAGGCGCCGGGCGGTTACGGCAAGCGCACCGACAGCGAGCAGGTGCCGGTGATCGGCCTGCGCCGCAAGATCGCCCAGCGCATGCAGGACGCCAAGCGCCGTGTCGCCCACTTCAGCTACGTCGAGGAAATCGACGTCACCAACCTGGAAGCCCTGCGCCAGCAGCTCAACGCCAAGCATGGCGACAGCCGCGGCAAGCTGACCCTGCTGCCGTTCCTGGTGCGCGCCATGGTCGTCGCCCTGCGCGATTTCCCGCAGATCAACGCCACCTACGATGACGAAGCCCAGGTCATCACCCGCCACGGCGCGGTGCATGTGGGCATCGCCACCCAAGGCGACAACGGCCTGATGGTACCGGTACTGCGCCACGCCGAAGCCGGCAGCCTGTGGAGCAATGCCAGCGAGATCGCCCGCGTCGCCCATGCCGCGCGCAACAACAAGGCCACCCGCGAAGAACTGTCCGGCTCGACCATCACCTTGACCAGCCTCGGCGCGCTGGGTGGCATCGTCAGCACCCCGGTGGTCAACACCCCGGAAGTGGCGATCGTCGGCGTCAACCGCATGGTCGAGCGGCCGATGGTGATCGACGGCCAGATCGTCGTGCGCAAGATGATGAACCTGTCCAGCTCGTTCGACCACCGCGTGGTCGACGGCATGGACGCCGCCCTGTTCATCCAGGCCGTGCGCGGCCTGCTGGAACAGCCTGCCTGCCTGTTCGTGGAGTGATCATGCAAGACCTCATCAACACCACCCTGCTGATCATCGGCGGCGGCCCCGGCGGCTACGTGGCGGCCATCCGCGCCGGGCAGCTGGGCATCCCCACCGTGCTAGTCGAAGGCCAGGCCCTGGGCGGCACCTGCCTGAACATCGGCTGCATCCCCTCCAAGGCGCTGATCCATGTGGCCGAGCAGTTCCATCAGGCCAGCCGCTTCACCGAACCTTCGCCGCTGGGCATCAGCGTGGCCTCGCCACGCCTGGACATCAGCCGCAGCGTCGAGTGGAAGGACGGCATCGTCGACCGCCTCACCAGCGGCGTCGCCGCCCTGTTGAAAAAACATGGCGTGAAGGTGATCCACGGCTGGGCGAAGATCCTCGACGGCAAGAGCGTCGAGGTCGACGGCCAGCGCATCCAGTGCGAGCACCTGCTGCTGGCCACGGGCTCCAGCAGCGTCGAACTACCGATGCTGCCGATCGGCGGGCCGATCATTTCGTCCACCGAGGCCCTGGTCCCCAAGGCACTGCCCCAGCACCTGGTGGTGGTCGGCGGCGGCTATATCGGCCTGGAGCTAGGCATCGCCTACCGCAAGCTCGGCGCCAAGGTCAGCGTAGTGGAGGCGCGCGAACGCATCCTGCCGACCTACGACGCCGAACTCACCGCGCCGGTGGCGGACTCGATCAACAAGCTTGGCATTGCGCTTTACCTGGGGCACAGCGTCGAGGGCTATACCGATGGTTGCCTGCTGGCCAGCGATGGCCAGGGCGGGCAACTGCGCCTGGAGGCTGACCAGGTACTGGTGGCCGTGGGCCGCCGCCCGCGCACCAAAGGCTTCGGCCTGGAAGGCCTGGACCTGAAGATGAACGGCGCCGCCATCGCCATTGACGAGCGCTGCCAGACCAGCATGCGCAACGTCTGGGCCATCGGCGACGTGGCCGGCGAACCGATGCTGGCGCACCGGGCCATGGCCCAGGGCGAGATGGTCGCCGAGATCATTGCCGGCAAGGCGCGACGTTTCGAACCCAGCGCCATCGCCGCGGTGTGTTTCACCGACCCGGAAGTGGTGGTGGTCGGCAAGACCCCGGAACAGGTCAAGCAAGAGGGCGTGGATTGCCTCGTCGCACAGTTCCCCTTCGCCGCCAACGGCCGCGCCATGAGCCTGGAGTCGAAAAGCGGTTTCGTGCGCGTGGTGGCCCGCCGTGACAACCACCTGATCATGGGCTGGCAGGCCGTTGGCGTGGCGGTTTCGGAGCTGTCCACCGCCTTTGCCCAATCGCTGGAAATGGGTGCGCGCCTGGAAGATATCGCCGGCACCATCCACGCCCACCCAACCCTGGGCGAAGCCGTGCAAGAAGCTGCCTTGCGCGCCCTTGGCCATGCGCTGCATATCTAGACACTGAAGCGGCACTAGCCGATTTGGCCCGCCGCGCCGCCAGGCGCTGCGGGCATTTTTTTGTTCGGCGACCCGATAGTTGCCGCTCCCGGCAATCCTGTGCCCCTTAAAGGCAAGCCTGTTCCCAGCGGCCGGCTGATGGAGCGGCCCAGGCGGCCTGTTTTATTCGCTTGCACGCACTGGCACAGCTTTTGCCAGTTTCGTCGTGCAGTTTCGAACACTCCAAGGAGGAGACATGCTGATCACCCCAACCGGCCTGGGCTGGCAGCCCGCCGTGCAACCCCAGAACCGCACCGGCAGCGAACAGGCGCCGGTCGCCTTCATGCCATCGCTTGAGGTCGCGGCAACCGGCAACA
This genomic stretch from Pseudomonas entomophila L48 harbors:
- a CDS encoding alpha-ketoacid dehydrogenase subunit beta, whose product is MNDHNNSIHLENAMSTTTMTMIQALRSAMDVMLERDDNVVVYGQDVGYFGGVFRCTEGLQTKYGKSRVFDAPISESGIVGTAVGMGAYGLRPVVEIQFADYFYPASDQIVSEMARLRYRSAGEFISPLTLRMPCGGGIYGGQTHSQSPEAMFTQVCGLRTVMPSNPYDAKGLLIASIECDDPVIFLEPKRLYNGPFDGHHDRPVTPWSKHPHSAVPDGYYSVPLDKAAITRPGNDVTVLTYGTTVYVSQVAAEETGIDAEVIDLRSLWPLDLETIVASVKKTGRCVVVHEATRTCGFGAELVSLVQEHCFHHLEAPIERVTGWDTPYPHAQEWAYFPGPSRVGAALKRVMEV
- the lpdA gene encoding dihydrolipoyl dehydrogenase, with the protein product MQDLINTTLLIIGGGPGGYVAAIRAGQLGIPTVLVEGQALGGTCLNIGCIPSKALIHVAEQFHQASRFTEPSPLGISVASPRLDISRSVEWKDGIVDRLTSGVAALLKKHGVKVIHGWAKILDGKSVEVDGQRIQCEHLLLATGSSSVELPMLPIGGPIISSTEALVPKALPQHLVVVGGGYIGLELGIAYRKLGAKVSVVEARERILPTYDAELTAPVADSINKLGIALYLGHSVEGYTDGCLLASDGQGGQLRLEADQVLVAVGRRPRTKGFGLEGLDLKMNGAAIAIDERCQTSMRNVWAIGDVAGEPMLAHRAMAQGEMVAEIIAGKARRFEPSAIAAVCFTDPEVVVVGKTPEQVKQEGVDCLVAQFPFAANGRAMSLESKSGFVRVVARRDNHLIMGWQAVGVAVSELSTAFAQSLEMGARLEDIAGTIHAHPTLGEAVQEAALRALGHALHI
- a CDS encoding dihydrolipoamide acetyltransferase family protein, translating into MGTHVIKMPDIGEGIAQVELVEWFVKVGDVIAEDQVVADVMTDKATVEIPSPVSGKVLALGGQPGEVMAVGSELIRIEVEGSGNHVDTPQTKPAEPAPAPVKAEAKPEARLEAQPQASTSHTAAPIVPREAHDKPLASPAVRKRALDAGIELRYVHGSGPAGRILHEDLDAFISKPQTSAGQAPGGYGKRTDSEQVPVIGLRRKIAQRMQDAKRRVAHFSYVEEIDVTNLEALRQQLNAKHGDSRGKLTLLPFLVRAMVVALRDFPQINATYDDEAQVITRHGAVHVGIATQGDNGLMVPVLRHAEAGSLWSNASEIARVAHAARNNKATREELSGSTITLTSLGALGGIVSTPVVNTPEVAIVGVNRMVERPMVIDGQIVVRKMMNLSSSFDHRVVDGMDAALFIQAVRGLLEQPACLFVE